In the genome of Populus alba chromosome 11, ASM523922v2, whole genome shotgun sequence, one region contains:
- the LOC118047475 gene encoding uncharacterized protein, whose protein sequence is MATINTKTIVVSFCTLSLVLIFSPQLSFSSSIHDLLISKGLPAGLLPKEVKSYTVSEDGYLEVFLDGPCLTRYENRVLFESVVRANLTYLSLSGVVGLSQEELFLWLPVKDITVDDPRSGLILFDIGVAHKQLSLSLFEDPPSCKPQGESKNHARKERGFEAVR, encoded by the exons ATGGCCACCATTAACACCAAGACCATAGTAGTCTCTTTCTGCACACTGAGCTTGGTGTTAATCTTCTCTCCGCAGCTCTCTTTCTCCTCCTCAATCCACGACCTGCTTATCTCAAAAGGGCTACCAGCTGGTCTACTCCCGAAGGAAGTGAAGTCCTACACTGTGTCTGAAGATGGCTACTTGGAGGTGTTTCTTGATGGTCCATGCTTGACCAGATATGAGAACAGGGTCTTGTTTGAAAGTGTAGTGAGGGCTAATCTCACTTATCTTAGCCTTTCAGGAGTTGTTGGCTTGTCTCAAGAAGAACTCTTTCTTTGGCTACCAGTGAAAGACATCACAGTTGATGACCCAAGATCAGGACTTATTTTGTTTGACATTGGGGTTGCTCATAAGCAACTGTCCTTGTCACTCTTTGAAGATCCACCTAGCTGTAAGCCTCAAG GTGAGTCGAAGAATCATGCGAGGAAGGAGAGAGGGTTTGAGGCTGTGAGATAG